A region of the Brachybacterium sacelli genome:
CCACCACCGGGTTAGTCCACGGAACCCTGCGCATCTGTGGAGTCTCCTCGGCGATCGCGGCACTGGCCGCCCCGGCCACCAACCAATTGCAATTGCAGCACCCCAATCTGCACGTCCTGCTCCGAGAAGAAGAGAGCGCCGCCTGCTACCAGTTGCTGCTCACCGATGAGTCTGACATCGCTCTGGTCCTGCCGACCATGGACGCGCCGGACCCGACCGACGCCCGATTCGAACAGCAGGCCGTGCTCACCGACCCGCAGGACCTCCTCGTCCCCGAAAGCCACGCACTGGCGCAGACCGGGGGAGTGGACCTCGCCGACGCCGCCGAAGAATCCTGGATCGTCAAGCGCCACGACAACGACAGCTACACGCTGCTATCCGTGGCGTGCGCTGCCGCTGGGTTCACGCCGCACATTGCGCATGAAGCCAAGGAGTGGTATGCAGTCTCCTCCCTCGTCGCCGCAGGACTCGGCGTGTGCCTGCTCCCGCGCATCGTGCCCCTTCCCGCCTCACATCCTGTCGTCCGCGTGCCGCTGACGGGCCGGTCGGCTCCCGCCCGCCGGATCCTGACGAGCGTCCGACGCGGCAGCGCGGACCACCCCGCAATCGCCGCAGGACTCTCCGCACTTCACGACGTCGCTGACAACGACCGGCGGTCTCACTGACTTCCCGAAATGTGATGCCGGGCGGCATCGCTTTCATCGGG
Encoded here:
- a CDS encoding LysR family transcriptional regulator, coding for MIDLRRLQALVAVAEYGTVTAAAKALSFTPSAVSQQIGQLAQDLDAELLERQGRRVHLTPAAHALLAHASTIQAQWEQAKAELAATTGLVHGTLRICGVSSAIAALAAPATNQLQLQHPNLHVLLREEESAACYQLLLTDESDIALVLPTMDAPDPTDARFEQQAVLTDPQDLLVPESHALAQTGGVDLADAAEESWIVKRHDNDSYTLLSVACAAAGFTPHIAHEAKEWYAVSSLVAAGLGVCLLPRIVPLPASHPVVRVPLTGRSAPARRILTSVRRGSADHPAIAAGLSALHDVADNDRRSH